From one Peredibacter starrii genomic stretch:
- a CDS encoding M61 family metallopeptidase produces the protein MKVHYLVQIDKPENNLVKVTMKLEKPKNQDTMKVFLPSWSPGSYLLREYSRHVRWFQATSSNGEVLFHTQTAKGTWEIDWKKSDLKRPLDTFEVTYEIYGKELTVRTSHIDASHAYLQGPAYLMGVMGADIKDPTIEFRFPPAWSKLSTGLKDVSQKRNEFIYTAADYDELLDSPVEIGCHETDGFEYNGKPHHMAHYGDLYPHRQNIKGDLKKIVETVAMHFDGELPYEQYLFITHFVPKLFGGLEHLNSTALQFDGRKLANKKDYQAYMALAAHEYFHLWNVKRIRPKELGPFDYLNENYTTLLWLAEGLTSFMDDLFVYRAGLSTLEEYLEVVKGNLETYLSTPGRMYHSLEQSSFNAWIKLYRPDENSKNSSVSYYLKGGLVFTVLHSLLAEKGKSVDDLLRALWDDYKKRPAVGVTREQVYQMVKEIGGEEILQKFSNMVETTQDIDFDSAFKKMGLELRFAENPNPYLGIDWEFIGDRAIAKAVTLDSPAYKAGVNAGDEMVFLNGYRFMKEDAERLGSMVLVDQNYEMIITRLGKLVRLEIMPGKGPKQLREIAVIDRSLAEKVFSFSKRQSPPHMA, from the coding sequence ATGAAAGTGCATTACCTCGTTCAAATTGATAAACCTGAAAATAACCTGGTTAAAGTGACCATGAAACTCGAGAAACCGAAGAACCAGGACACGATGAAAGTATTCCTGCCTTCATGGAGCCCGGGCTCGTACCTTTTAAGAGAATATTCTCGTCATGTAAGATGGTTTCAGGCGACTTCGAGTAATGGTGAAGTGCTTTTCCATACTCAAACTGCGAAAGGAACCTGGGAAATTGATTGGAAAAAATCTGATCTTAAACGCCCACTTGATACCTTTGAAGTGACTTATGAAATTTATGGTAAAGAACTGACAGTAAGAACATCTCACATTGATGCTTCTCACGCTTATCTTCAGGGCCCGGCCTACCTTATGGGAGTCATGGGTGCGGATATTAAAGATCCAACCATTGAATTCCGTTTCCCACCTGCGTGGTCAAAACTAAGCACGGGTCTTAAAGATGTCTCTCAAAAAAGAAATGAATTTATTTACACTGCCGCTGACTATGATGAACTTCTTGATTCACCGGTTGAGATTGGTTGTCACGAGACAGATGGTTTTGAATACAACGGAAAACCTCACCACATGGCCCATTACGGCGATCTTTATCCTCATCGCCAGAACATCAAAGGTGACCTTAAAAAGATCGTGGAAACGGTTGCCATGCACTTTGATGGAGAGCTTCCGTACGAGCAGTATCTTTTCATCACGCACTTTGTGCCAAAACTCTTCGGTGGTCTTGAGCACTTAAACTCAACTGCTTTGCAGTTTGATGGAAGAAAGCTCGCGAATAAAAAAGACTATCAGGCCTATATGGCCCTTGCTGCCCACGAATACTTCCACCTATGGAACGTGAAACGCATTCGTCCAAAGGAACTTGGGCCATTCGATTATCTGAATGAAAACTACACAACGTTGTTGTGGTTAGCGGAAGGCCTCACTTCATTCATGGACGATCTTTTCGTTTACCGTGCAGGACTTTCGACTCTGGAAGAGTATCTTGAGGTAGTTAAGGGGAACCTTGAAACTTATCTTTCGACTCCAGGGCGCATGTACCACTCTCTTGAACAGAGTTCATTCAATGCCTGGATCAAACTTTATCGTCCTGATGAAAACTCTAAGAACTCTTCAGTAAGCTATTACCTGAAGGGTGGTCTGGTATTCACAGTTCTTCACAGTTTACTCGCAGAGAAAGGGAAGTCTGTGGACGATCTTCTTCGCGCTCTGTGGGACGATTATAAGAAGCGTCCAGCAGTTGGTGTGACCCGTGAACAAGTGTACCAAATGGTCAAAGAGATCGGTGGAGAAGAGATTCTTCAGAAGTTCTCGAACATGGTTGAAACAACTCAGGACATTGATTTTGATTCTGCTTTCAAAAAAATGGGGCTTGAACTTCGCTTTGCTGAGAATCCAAACCCGTATCTTGGAATTGATTGGGAGTTCATCGGTGACCGCGCTATTGCGAAGGCCGTGACTCTTGATTCTCCGGCCTATAAAGCTGGTGTGAATGCGGGTGATGAAATGGTTTTCTTAAACGGCTACCGCTTCATGAAAGAAGATGCTGAAAGACTTGGTTCAATGGTTCTGGTTGATCAGAATTATGAAATGATCATCACTCGTCTTGGAAAACTGGTTCGACTTGAAATCATGCCCGGCAAAGGTCCGAAGCAATTAAGAGAGATCGCAGTGATTGATCGTTCTCTTGCCGAGAAAGTTTTTAGTTTCTCAAAAAGGCAATCGCCACCACATATGGCGTAG
- a CDS encoding 4'-phosphopantetheinyl transferase family protein — translation MLTYKLSTTLTDSQRPEWDLLTESTLGSEVHSDRKMGFLLSRVALKNALKDFGYEVSIGDLKLTDYHLIPKCPQLTISLSHTKTCGAAIVAERKEFRSVGIDIEEEKRVVKDSIIERIAHPNDHNLRNIELWCVKEAVFKVLMNTGLFPKPIEFGSIEIGPNNWVHSPSNLSGEWKMVETTPYVVAIAFLRN, via the coding sequence ATGCTTACCTATAAACTGTCTACAACCTTAACAGATTCTCAACGACCGGAATGGGATTTGCTCACCGAATCGACATTAGGTAGCGAGGTTCATTCTGATCGGAAAATGGGCTTCCTTCTCTCGAGAGTTGCGCTGAAAAACGCTCTTAAGGATTTTGGATACGAAGTATCAATAGGTGACTTAAAACTCACGGATTATCATTTAATCCCCAAATGTCCCCAACTTACCATTTCACTCTCCCATACAAAAACCTGTGGTGCCGCAATAGTGGCAGAGCGGAAAGAATTTCGCTCAGTCGGTATCGACATCGAAGAAGAGAAGCGTGTTGTTAAGGACTCAATCATTGAAAGGATCGCTCATCCCAATGATCATAACCTAAGAAATATTGAGCTATGGTGTGTGAAGGAAGCGGTCTTCAAAGTGCTTATGAACACCGGTCTGTTCCCGAAACCCATCGAATTTGGCAGTATCGAGATTGGCCCTAACAATTGGGTCCACTCCCCTTCAAATCTATCCGGGGAGTGGAAAATGGTAGAGACTACGCCATATGTGGTGGCGATTGCCTTTTTGAGAAACTAA
- a CDS encoding HesB/IscA family protein, which yields MEKTLTASDIKLFVTDSAVRQIQVMQENDYTLEGLSFRIKIGGKGCEGFTYDTGFSELHADDLVIKQDYPLINFELTVLIDPFTAFYTQEATLDYLLDTTNNEEGFILTNAADGQHRGKFFKDESRLPPWAKK from the coding sequence ATGGAAAAGACTCTTACTGCCTCTGATATTAAGCTTTTTGTGACTGATAGTGCTGTTCGCCAAATCCAGGTAATGCAGGAAAACGACTACACCCTTGAGGGTCTGTCATTCCGTATTAAAATTGGCGGGAAAGGCTGCGAAGGCTTTACTTATGACACTGGATTCTCTGAGCTGCATGCTGATGATCTCGTAATCAAGCAAGACTACCCTCTGATTAACTTTGAACTCACGGTTTTGATCGACCCATTTACGGCTTTCTATACCCAGGAAGCTACATTAGACTATCTACTAGATACCACTAATAACGAAGAAGGTTTCATCCTGACAAACGCCGCTGATGGACAACATCGCGGGAAGTTTTTCAAGGACGAGTCTCGACTTCCACCCTGGGCAAAGAAATGA